Within the Bacteroidota bacterium genome, the region ATACGTGAAATCCGGGTTCTGCACCACTTCATCCAGCTCATGCGCATGACGTCGGGAATTCTCCGGTGTGCTGACGTCGAAAAGCAACACCCCGCCGGGCCACAGGCAGCGTGCCATGTTGCGCAGCGCGCGGGCGAGCTCCTCGGTCGTAAGCAGGTAGTTGAGCCCATCGTGCAGCATCAGCGCGACATCGGCCTTCGGAAGCGCACGCCCGCTGAGCTTGCGCACGTCGGCTTGAACCCATCGAACCTGCGATCCCCAAACCTGTGCCTTGGCCCGCGCCACGCTCAGCATGGCCGCCGAGGCGTCCACCCCCCAGACTTCATAACCGTAGGCTTCCAAAGCCAAGGCGAGGGAGCCTGTGCCGCATCCAAACTCAACAAGACGTCTTGCCTCCGGCGCGTACCGTTCCAGTATACCGACTATATACGCGGCCCAGAGTTCATACGGCACACCCCGCATGACGTAGTCGTAAACGTGGGCTAAAACGGTATACGGGCCAACCGGATTCACGATGAGGGCGATGTCAAGGCAGCCTGTCGGCGCCGGATGAGCTCCAAAGCTAAGTGCAGGGCCGCATGAAGGCTATCGGGGCGCGCCAGGCCCTTACCCGCGATATCGAAGGCCGTTCCGTGATCGGGGGAGGTGCGGATGATCGGCAGCCCGGCCGTGTAGTTGACCCCCTCGTAGAAGGCCAGGATCTTAAAAGGGATCTGGGCTTGATCATGATACATGGCCAACACGGCGTCATAGCGCCGGTAGGCGGCGGTGGCGAAAAACCCATCGGCCGGAAAAGGTCCGAAGGCCAATATGCCTCGCTGTCGGGCCTCCTCAAGGGCTGGGGCGATCACCTCTAGCTCCTCTTGGCCCAGAAGGCCTCCGTCGCCCGCATGGGGGTTGAGCGCAAGCACAGCGATCTTCGGACGCGCGATCCCCCAGTCGCGACGCAAGCTTTGATCCAGGAGCTCCAGCCGATCCAGGATGCGGGCCGCGGAGATCTCCTCGGGCACGCGGCGCAGGGGTGCGTGCACGCTCACCATGGCCATGCGTAGCTGGCGCCAGACCATGAGCATCAGATAGCGCTCCACGCCCAGCTTTTCGGCCAAATACTCGGTGTGCCCGGGATAGCCGTAGCCTGCTTGGTGAATGGCCTCCTTGGAGATGGGGGCCGTAACCAAGGCCGCGCAATGCCCCTCTTGGCAGGCCCGAAGGGCCTGTTCCAGAGCGCGCATGGCGGCGCGCCCGGCCTCTGCGGATACACGTCCGGGCTCGGGCTTCGGGGAGAGGTCCTCTAACACATCCCAGACCAAAAGCGCGCCGCTTGAGTCGGCCTCCTCAAAACTCCGGATGCGGCGGATGCTGATGTCCTCCATGCCCAATAGCACAGCGTAGAAGCGCAACACCGCTTCGGAGCCGAACACGATCGGGGTGTAGAACTGATAATGCCGGGGATCGGTCAGAACCTTGAGGATGACCTCAGGGCCTATGCCGTTATAATCCCCCAGGGTGATGGCCAGGCGAGGTTTTTCGGGCATACGGGTGCGCGTCCAACTAGGGCCGCCGGCTTAACGGCGCAGCTCGAAGTCCCCAACCGAGGAGGTGGCCACGAAAACGAACTCCAGGCCCCGATCCGGATAGTACCAGATCTCTTCGGCCGGCCTTCCAGGAGGGTAGCGGCGCTCTATGCGAGCTGGCGGTCCATAGGTAATATAAATTCGGCCCCGGTCCGATCGCCACCCAGGTGTCCGAGGGGTGCTAAAGCGATCCTGCGCCTCTTGAACGCGCCGATAAAATTCGACCATGAGCTCGTTATAGGCTGTCTCAGGGCTGGGGTCGCGTTCACGCCAAAAGGCCAGAAAGCGCTCCCAGCGATCCGGGCCACGGGCGCGGCGGATGGAACGCCACAGCTCCTCAGAGGCGATGTAGCGTAAGACCTCTACGGAGAGCTCCGGATCCCAAAGCACAGCGGGCATGTCGAGCCAATAGGGCCGAAGGA harbors:
- the pdxA gene encoding 4-hydroxythreonine-4-phosphate dehydrogenase PdxA; the protein is MPEKPRLAITLGDYNGIGPEVILKVLTDPRHYQFYTPIVFGSEAVLRFYAVLLGMEDISIRRIRSFEEADSSGALLVWDVLEDLSPKPEPGRVSAEAGRAAMRALEQALRACQEGHCAALVTAPISKEAIHQAGYGYPGHTEYLAEKLGVERYLMLMVWRQLRMAMVSVHAPLRRVPEEISAARILDRLELLDQSLRRDWGIARPKIAVLALNPHAGDGGLLGQEELEVIAPALEEARQRGILAFGPFPADGFFATAAYRRYDAVLAMYHDQAQIPFKILAFYEGVNYTAGLPIIRTSPDHGTAFDIAGKGLARPDSLHAALHLALELIRRRQAALTSPSS
- a CDS encoding class I SAM-dependent methyltransferase, whose product is MNPVGPYTVLAHVYDYVMRGVPYELWAAYIVGILERYAPEARRLVEFGCGTGSLALALEAYGYEVWGVDASAAMLSVARAKAQVWGSQVRWVQADVRKLSGRALPKADVALMLHDGLNYLLTTEELARALRNMARCLWPGGVLLFDVSTPENSRRHAHELDEVVQNPDFTYRRLNTFESEKRLHRTRFEIYYEGSWWVEEHLERAYTQDEIDAVLGRLPELTLLERWEEFTHSSPGPDAERLLYVARRTP